A genomic window from Bdellovibrio sp. ArHS includes:
- the rpsF gene encoding 30S ribosomal protein S6, whose amino-acid sequence METTKSAKKPYEVVVLMHPDATLEEQKDLFKKNKATIESFKGSVNSLETWGKRTLATPIGKTKKAIYFHSTFEADTQAISELERTMRINDKVLRFMHTRLDERVSLAKFMEGFKKGLSESAAREKEREAKAAARKAAFAAAKAERFDKGE is encoded by the coding sequence ATGGAAACTACTAAATCTGCAAAGAAGCCATACGAAGTTGTGGTCCTTATGCACCCAGATGCAACTCTTGAAGAGCAAAAAGATTTGTTCAAAAAGAACAAAGCGACAATCGAATCTTTCAAAGGTTCTGTTAACTCTTTGGAAACTTGGGGCAAAAGAACTCTAGCGACTCCAATTGGCAAAACAAAAAAGGCTATCTACTTCCACTCTACGTTCGAAGCAGATACTCAAGCTATCTCTGAGCTTGAAAGAACTATGCGTATCAACGACAAAGTTCTTCGCTTTATGCACACTCGTCTAGACGAGCGTGTTTCTTTGGCTAAATTCATGGAAGGCTTCAAAAAAGGTCTTTCTGAATCTGCTGCACGCGAAAAAGAGCGTGAAGCAAAAGCCGCTGCTCGTAAAGCTGCTTTCGCAGCTGCAAAAGCAGAACGTTTCGATAAAGGCGAATAA